ACTCCTTGGTCCCAGCCTTTAATAACTTCACCTTTACCGATTTTGAACTTAAATGGCACTCCACGGTCCCTACTGGAGTCAAATTTTTTTCCATTGTCAAGGGTACCTAttgtacatttaataattaaaatttcacaaaattcaAAGTACTGCAAATTATAAACAgcaatattttacttaatcaaagttaataatgtaatttaataacagtaataattgtcacattagaaattattttttatttttaaatcctATTATCAATGTATACGATTTAATACGAATGACTTGACAAATATTTACCTGTATAATGAACAACTACGGTCTGTCCGGTTTTCGGATATGTCTGGCCTGCACAGACATTACAAGAATGGTCGcattataaatgaaaagtacaaagtactaaaatttcatacaatacTAAACGTATTGAATAAAGATCGAAATCGCCTTATTTGGAACGGACCATCGCCAAAGCATGGTTTTCATAGATTTTCAGGTTGTAAATAAATCTCACCGACTAAACTTTCCGGCATATTTTAATCACAATAGAATTAATGGGATTTAGTCGAAGTCGAACAGGAAAAAAAACACGAGGTGTGactcgaaaagaaagaaacagcgaatcgaaaaagaaaagtgaaagatCGCAGAATATCGTGTACAGAATAATTACCATCTCCAGGAGAAAGAACTTCTACATCCACGCCCATGGCTATGTATTTTATGTCACAGAAATCGGATTCCTAACGGagaaataagtaaattttgttatacaaGATCGGGCAGCTCGTATTGCTAAGCAGAATTCACATAAATGTGATTCTCGTGGGTGCAAAAAACGATGCTAGATCCAATGCCGTTCGATGAATATAACAAGGTAACTGAAGACTGAAGATACCCtcaggaaagaaattttaactgGAAAAGCCGCCGTTAGGTTCGCTGCATTTCGGATCTTCCGGTTAACATACTACGATCGATA
This DNA window, taken from Bombus pyrosoma isolate SC7728 linkage group LG6, ASM1482585v1, whole genome shotgun sequence, encodes the following:
- the LOC122568052 gene encoding peptidyl-prolyl cis-trans isomerase Fkbp12 isoform X1, giving the protein MGVDVEVLSPGDGQTYPKTGQTVVVHYTGTLDNGKKFDSSRDRGVPFKFKIGKGEVIKGWDQGVAQMCVGERARLTCSPDFAYGSRGHPGVIPPNAVLIFDVELLKVEP
- the LOC122568052 gene encoding peptidyl-prolyl cis-trans isomerase Fkbp12 isoform X2, whose product is MGVDVEVLSPGDGTLDNGKKFDSSRDRGVPFKFKIGKGEVIKGWDQGVAQMCVGERARLTCSPDFAYGSRGHPGVIPPNAVLIFDVELLKVEP